A part of Caretta caretta isolate rCarCar2 chromosome 1, rCarCar1.hap1, whole genome shotgun sequence genomic DNA contains:
- the NAMPT gene encoding nicotinamide phosphoribosyltransferase isoform X2: protein MGSFFGQTSSVPLLLPGLQRHSRTKTDQSCHFSLLLFKTQVTHYKQYPPNTSKVYSYFECREKKTENSRLKKVKYEETVFYGLQYILNKYLKGKVITKEKIQEAKEVYREHFQDDVFNEKGWSYILEKYEGHLPIEVKAVPEGSVIPRGNVLFTVENTDPECYWLTNWIETILVQSWYPITVATNSREQKKILAKYLLETSGSLEGLEYKLHDFGYRGVSSQETAGIGASAHLVNFKGTDTVAGIALIKKYYGTKDPVPGYSIPAAEHSTITAWGKDHEKDAFEHIVTQFSSVPVSVVSDSYDIYNACEKIWGEDLRHLIVSRSPKAPLIIRPDSGNPLDTVLKVLEILGKKFPVVENAKGYKVLPPYIRVIQGDGVDINTLQEIVEGMKKNKWSIENVSFGSGGALLQKLTRDLLNCSFKCSYVVTNGLGVNVFKDPVADPNKRSKKGRLSLHRTPNGDFVTLEEGKGDLEEYGHDLLHTVFKNGKVMKSYSFDEVRKNASLKDSELEVAPH, encoded by the exons ATGGGAAGCTTTTTTGG GCAAACATCTTCCGTTCCACTGCTGCTACCAGGTTTGCAAAGGCACAGCAGAACGAAAACTGACCAGTCTTGTCACTTTTCATTGCTGCTATTCAAAACCCAG GTTACACATTATAAGCAATATCCACCTAATACAAGCAAAGTTTATTCCTACTTTGAATGTcgtgaaaagaagactgagaactCCAGATTAAAGAAGGTGAAATATGAGGAAACAGTTTTTTACGGGTTGCAGTACATTCTAAATAAGTACTTAAAAG GCAAAGTGATAACCAAAGAGAAAATCCAGGAAGCCAAAGAGGTGTATAGGGAGCATTTTCAAGATGATGTCTTCAATGAAAAGGGATGGAGCTATATTCTTGAG AAGTATGAAGGGCATCTTCCGATAGAAGTAAAGGCTGTTCCTGAAGGCTCAGTCATTCCCAGAGGAAATGTACTATTCACGGTAGAAAACACGGATCCAGAGTGCTATTGGCTCACCAACTGGATTGAG acTATTCTTGTTCAGTCATGGTATCCAATCACAGTAGCCACAAATTCCAGGGAGCAGAAGAAAATTTTGGCAAAGTATTTGCTAGAGACATCTGGCAGCTTAGAAGGACTAGAGTACAAACTGCATGACTTTGGCTACAGAGGAGTTTCTTCACAAGAG ACAGCAGGAATAGGAGCATCTGCTCACTTGGTAAACTTTAAAGGAACTGACACAGTAGCAGGAATTGCTTTAATTAAAAAGTACTATGGAACGAAAGACCCTGTTCCAGGATATTCTATTCCAGCTGCTGAACACAG TACCATAACCGCTTGGGGGAAAGACCATGAGAAAGATGCTTTTGAACACATAGTGACACAATTTTCTTCAGTGCCTGTATCTGTGGTCAGTGACAGCTATGACATCTACAATGCGTGTGAGAAAATATGGGGTGAGGACTTAAGgcatttaattgtatccagaaGTCCAAAGGCACCACTGATTATTAGACCAGATTCTGGAAATCCTCTTGACACAGTGTTAAAG GTTTTGGAGATCTTAGGAAAGAAGTTCCCTGTTGTAGAAAATGCAAAAGGCTACAAGGTGTTGCCCCCTTATATCAGAGTTATTCAGGGAGATGGGGTGGATATCAACACGCTGCAAGAG ATTGTGGAGGGAATGAAGAAGAATAAATGGAGTattgaaaatgtttcctttggATCTGGTGGCGCTTTGCTGCAGAAATTAACTAGGGATCTCTTGAATTGTTCCTTCAAATGCAGTTATGTGGTGACCAATGGCCTTGGG GTGAATGTCTTTAAGGATCCAGTAGCAGACCCTAACAAAAGGTCAAAGAAAGGTCGACTCTCTTTACATAGGACACCCAATGGAGATTTTGTTACATTAGAGGAAGGCAAGGGGGATCTTGAAGAATATGGTCAT